Proteins encoded by one window of Prevotella nigrescens:
- a CDS encoding AbgT family transporter, which yields MKNKYGTIALGLIVLQLLIVFSSWLITAAFPEVNINSLLSGRGLRWFAGQFTNNLKNNMLVWLMLLSIDWGVYKTSGLHNILCKLLRRHCSFSELRYRERVGIRLVLFGFLCFIALSIVFTMLPEAPLLSVTGSLFPSSFSSSLVPALSLIVVVSSLSYGIACGKLKTLSEIYNSISSGLMFCSKLFPMYILLVQLFYIIVYVFNLRTSVM from the coding sequence ATGAAGAATAAATACGGGACTATAGCATTAGGCTTGATAGTGCTGCAGTTATTAATTGTGTTCAGTTCATGGCTAATAACTGCAGCTTTCCCCGAGGTCAATATCAATTCTTTATTGAGCGGCAGAGGTCTTCGGTGGTTTGCCGGACAGTTTACCAACAACCTGAAGAATAATATGCTTGTATGGCTGATGCTTCTTTCTATCGATTGGGGCGTGTATAAGACGAGTGGACTTCACAACATATTGTGTAAATTGCTGCGCCGACACTGTAGCTTTTCAGAACTCCGCTATAGAGAACGGGTAGGCATAAGGCTGGTCCTGTTCGGTTTCTTGTGTTTCATAGCCCTAAGCATTGTGTTTACCATGTTGCCGGAAGCACCCTTGCTAAGCGTTACAGGCAGTTTGTTTCCAAGCAGCTTTTCTTCAAGTCTTGTTCCGGCTTTATCGCTCATTGTCGTTGTTTCCTCTCTGTCGTATGGTATAGCATGTGGAAAATTAAAGACGCTCTCGGAGATATACAACTCTATTTCGAGCGGTCTGATGTTTTGCAGCAAACTATTTCCAATGTATATCCTCCTTGTTCAACTGTTCTACATAATAGTTTACGTGTTCAATCTAAGAACTTCTGTGATGTAA
- a CDS encoding DUF5932 domain-containing protein: MENFKVIIVEDVPLELKGTEGIFRNEIPEAHIIGTAENEIAYWKLMKAELPDLVLLDLGLGGSTTIGVEICRQTKELYPNLKVLIFTGELLNEKLWVDVLDAGADGICLKSGELLTRGDVSSVMSGKRLVFNQPILQKIVERFKNSINNELMHQEALIDYEIDEYDERFLRHLALGYTKEQITNLRGMPFGVKSLEKRQNELVQKLFGSERKGMSINATRLVVRALELRIIDIDNLHSDEE; encoded by the coding sequence ATGGAGAATTTTAAAGTAATTATTGTTGAAGACGTACCTTTAGAGCTAAAGGGCACAGAAGGTATCTTTCGTAACGAAATACCAGAAGCACACATAATAGGCACTGCCGAAAACGAAATTGCCTACTGGAAACTGATGAAGGCAGAATTGCCGGACTTAGTGTTGTTAGATTTAGGACTGGGAGGTTCAACGACCATTGGTGTCGAAATTTGCAGACAGACGAAAGAGCTGTACCCGAACCTAAAAGTACTGATATTTACGGGCGAGCTGTTGAACGAGAAACTTTGGGTAGACGTTTTGGACGCAGGTGCCGATGGTATTTGCCTGAAGAGCGGAGAACTGCTTACGCGTGGCGACGTATCGAGCGTAATGAGCGGAAAGCGTCTGGTCTTCAATCAGCCCATACTGCAAAAGATAGTAGAGAGATTCAAGAACAGCATTAACAACGAACTGATGCACCAGGAAGCCCTGATAGACTACGAAATAGACGAATACGATGAACGCTTTCTACGGCATTTGGCATTAGGTTATACGAAAGAACAGATTACGAACTTGCGCGGTATGCCTTTCGGGGTAAAGAGTCTGGAGAAGCGGCAGAACGAACTTGTACAGAAGTTGTTTGGCAGCGAGCGTAAGGGAATGAGCATAAATGCAACCCGATTGGTAGTGCGTGCCTTAGAGTTACGAATCATAGACATAGACAATCTGCATTCAGATGAAGAATAA